The following are from one region of the Acidobacteriota bacterium genome:
- a CDS encoding sigma-70 family RNA polymerase sigma factor codes for MAPTMISDEALMLEFQSGSREAFEQLFTRYRGPLYGYFRRRLNGDQRAEDLTQETFLAVIKGIVRYQPRALVRTYLYGIAINLLAAERRSRLRDSPAGKQAAEPTTQDAPDAAMWVRQALEQLDESEREILMLREYEQLSYAEIAGLLETPVNTVRSRLFRARMAIKDHLEPKARLNETENTSDTPHRVNMTQAEGEVL; via the coding sequence ATGGCGCCGACTATGATCAGCGACGAAGCTCTGATGCTGGAATTTCAGAGTGGATCACGCGAGGCATTTGAGCAGTTATTTACGCGCTATCGCGGGCCGCTCTACGGATATTTCCGGCGGCGGCTTAACGGTGACCAGCGCGCGGAGGACCTCACGCAGGAGACTTTCCTCGCCGTGATCAAGGGAATCGTCCGCTACCAACCGCGCGCTTTGGTCCGCACCTACCTGTATGGCATTGCCATCAACTTGCTGGCCGCCGAGCGGCGGAGCCGGCTGAGAGATTCGCCCGCCGGTAAGCAAGCGGCGGAGCCGACCACACAAGATGCTCCAGACGCTGCCATGTGGGTACGCCAGGCCCTCGAACAACTCGACGAATCCGAGCGCGAGATCCTGATGCTCCGCGAGTACGAACAACTCAGCTATGCCGAAATTGCCGGTTTACTCGAAACGCCGGTCAATACCGTCCGGTCTCGACTGTTCCGTGCGCGGATGGCCATCAAGGACCATCTGGAGCCAAAGGCCAGACTTAACGAGACAGAGAACACGAGTGACACGCCACATCGAGTGAACATGACGCAGGCGGAAGGCGAGGTCCTATGA